The following proteins are encoded in a genomic region of Peromyscus eremicus chromosome 14, PerEre_H2_v1, whole genome shotgun sequence:
- the LOC131923929 gene encoding large ribosomal subunit protein eL39-like — MSSHKTSRIKGFLANKQKQNRPVPQWIWMKTNGNKIRYNSKGRHRRRTKMGLPGFTQWRD; from the coding sequence ATGTCTTCTCACAAGACTTCCAGAATCAAAGGATTCCTGgccaacaaacaaaagcaaaatcgtCCTGTTCCTCAATGGATTTGGATGAAAACAAATGGTAACAAAATCAGGTACAATTCCAAAGGAAGACACCGGAGGAGAACGAAGATGGGTCTGCCAGGATTCACACAATGGCGAGACTAA